A genomic window from Elaeis guineensis isolate ETL-2024a chromosome 3, EG11, whole genome shotgun sequence includes:
- the LOC105042427 gene encoding GRAS family protein RAM1-like has translation MVRWMVRAMHCTVRCIACTTEDPRPPSPTASVSESNAGASPEPEPNNPTIVVRGLLLVHLLMECAMAVAKDDYFTARGYLHHLNHLVSPIGDSMQRVASCFADALAARLSPPPAPKPYPAPSLHTFKFYHILYQACPYFKFAHFTANQAILEAFESEDRVHVVDLNILQGHQWPAFLQALATRPGGPPALRITGVGHPAESVHQTGRHLAELAHSLHVPFEFHPAIADRLEDLRPSMLHRRVGEALAVNAVCRLHRVPDIHLDWLLSTIRDQAPKIVTLVEIEASHNDPHFLGRFLEALPYFAALFDSLDATFPADSAARAKVEQYIFAPEIKNIVAREGAERVARHEKLDRWRKVMEGRGFKGVALSANSVDQSRILLGLYACDGYRLTEENGCMFLGWRDQRMIAASAWRC, from the coding sequence ATGGTGCGATGGATGGTGCGTGCAATGCACTGCACCGTGCGGTGCATCGCGTGCACAACAGAGGATCCGCGCCCGCCTTCCCCGACGGCATCGGTGTCGGAATCCAACGCGGGTGCCTCCCCCGAGCCGGAGCCCAACAATCCGACCATCGTCGTCCGAGGGTTGCTGCTGGTGCACCTCCTCATGGAGTGTGCCATGGCGGTGGCCAAGGACGACTATTTCACCGCCCGGGGCTACCTCCACCACCTCAACCACCTCGTCTCGCCCATCGGCGACTCCATGCAGCGCGTCGCCTCCTGCTTTGCGGACGCCCTCGCCGCCCGTCTCTCTCCGCCCCCCGCCCCCAAGCCCTACCCTGCCCCCTCCCTCCACACCTTCAAGTTCTATCATATCCTCTACCAGGCCTGCCCCTACTTCAAATTCGCGCACTTCACCGCCAACCAGGCCATCCTCGAGGCCTTCGAGTCCGAGGACCGCGTCCACGTCGTCGACCTCAACATCCTCCAAGGCCACCAGTGgcctgccttcctccaagccctcgcCACCCGCCCGGGGGGCCCTCCGGCCCTCCGCATCACCGGCGTCGGTCACCCGGCCGAGTCGGTCCACCAGACGGGACGCCACCTCGCCGAGCTCGCACACTCCCTACACGTGCCCTTCGAGTTCCACCCCGCCATCGCCGACCGCCTCGAGGACCTCCGCCCGAGCATGCTCCACCGCCGCGTTGGCGAGGCCCTCGCCGTCAACGCCGTCTGCCGCCTCCACCGCGTCCCTGACATCCACCTCGACTGGCTCCTCTCCACGATTCGCGACCAGGCTCCCAAAATCGTCACTCTAGTGGAGATAGAAGCCAGCCACAATGATCCTCACTTCTTGGGGAGGTTCTTAGAGGCACTGCCCTACTTCGCGGCGCTATTCGACTCGTTGGACGCCACTTTTCCGGCGGATTCGGCGGCGAGGGCGAAGGTGGAGCAGTATATCTTCGCGCCGGAGATCAAGAACATCGTGGCGAGAGAGGGAGCAGAGAGGGTGGCGAGGCATGAGAAGCTGGACAGGTGGAGGAAGGTGATGGAGGGGAGAGGATTCAAGGGGGTGGCGTTGAGTGCCAACTCCGTTGACCAGAGCCGGATACTGTTGGGACTGTATGCCTGCGATGGGTATAGGTTGACGGAGGAAAATGGGTGCATGTTTCTGGGGTGGCGGGACCAGCGGATGATTGCGGCATCGGCGTGGAGGTGTTGA